The following nucleotide sequence is from Mesorhizobium sp. J8.
TTTTCCCGCCCCCACACGACAGGCTGGTGGTGATAATTCAAAATGCCCGGGTCGAAGGTCACGCCGATGAAGCGGCATAGTCGTTCGATGGAAAGCGCGGGCGATTCGATGAAGTCCTCGTAACGCCACAGGATACTTTCGCCATTTTCGATACGCGCCATCGAAGCCTTGCTGTCGGCCATCCATCTTTGGAAAGCCTTGTCGAAATCGCCTTCGTAACGCTGCCCGAGCGAGGTCACGATGTCCCTGCCGTCGCGCGTGACGACGATAAAGCGCGCGCCCGGAATCGTCTCGGCAATCTGCCTCGTATAGTGGATATGGTTCGGGGTCTTTTCGACCCAGACGCTGCGGCGCGAAATGGCCGCCTGCAACAAAACCACGCTGAGCTTGGTCCATCGCGCCCCTTTGTTTGAGACAAACGCGCTTGTCTCGCGGCGGATGGAAAAAATCTCCGGATGCGAAGCCAGTATCCGGGCGAGCAAAGTTGACCCTGTATGCCCGCATCCACAAATGAATATTGAAACCTTGGGCTTCGGAAGAAGCCGTACCACACCCCTATTCACAATCTTGATCTCCCCCGAGGATTTTAATCAATCCTCTTCTTCCGGGGATTGCAATAGGGAATGCTTAGATACCGTCGATGACGAACAGATAATTGCCATGGCCGCTATGGCCTGCAGGGGCAGGGCCTCTCGGTGGCATTCAGATCGGCTGGGCGAATCCTGCGGCAGGCGGCCCGCGGCAGGCCCGCATCAATTTCTATGCCGCAGCGCCTCGACGATCACCGCCATCGCCGGCGAGAGCTGCCGCCGGCTCGGATAGTAGAGGTGGTAGCCCGGAAAGGGCAGGCTCCAGTCGTCGAGCACGATTCTGAGCCTGCCCGCGGCGACGTGTTGGCTGACGAGGTCTTCCGGGACATAGGCGATGCCGTGGCCGCTCAGCGCCGCCTCGACCATGGGAATGGTGGTGTTGAAGGTCAGCTGACCGTCTACCCGGACCCTGAGCTCGCGGCCCTTCTTCTCGAACTCCCAGGCATAGAGCCCGCCGAAGGTGGTCTGCCGCAGGCTGATGCAATCGTGTCCGACGAGATCCTGCGGAATTTTCGGAACCGGACGGCGCGAAAAATAGTCCGGCGAGGCGACGGCCACCAGCCGCCAGTCGGGGCCGATGCGCACCGCGATCATGTCCTTGTCGACGCTCTCGCCAAGACGCACGCCGGCGTCGAAGCGCTCCTCGACGATGTTGCGCATGCCGTTG
It contains:
- a CDS encoding sulfotransferase family protein, whose translation is MVRLLPKPKVSIFICGCGHTGSTLLARILASHPEIFSIRRETSAFVSNKGARWTKLSVVLLQAAISRRSVWVEKTPNHIHYTRQIAETIPGARFIVVTRDGRDIVTSLGQRYEGDFDKAFQRWMADSKASMARIENGESILWRYEDFIESPALSIERLCRFIGVTFDPGILNYHHQPVVWGREKAVRTPHSARRHAQVNQPITDYRGGWRSGLPANVACRFDAGEAREIMDYFGYAQGERLPEGIDLQS
- a CDS encoding LysR family transcriptional regulator; its protein translation is MQREDLKDLLWFLTVARERSFTRAAAELGTSQSTLSHTIKQLEARLGVRLLTRTTRSVAPTEAGERLYQSLVPRFEGIESDLSSLVAFRDSPAGTVRITLSDHALRTIVWPKLEPMLRDYPDLRVELYSDNGMRNIVEERFDAGVRLGESVDKDMIAVRIGPDWRLVAVASPDYFSRRPVPKIPQDLVGHDCISLRQTTFGGLYAWEFEKKGRELRVRVDGQLTFNTTIPMVEAALSGHGIAYVPEDLVSQHVAAGRLRIVLDDWSLPFPGYHLYYPSRRQLSPAMAVIVEALRHRN